A single Fusarium oxysporum Fo47 chromosome IV, complete sequence DNA region contains:
- a CDS encoding NAD(P)H-hydrate epimerase, with product MAIKTLGAKAAAALDQELMSTGAFSIDQLMELAGLAVSQAVYRLQPLESGRRILVACGPGNNGGDGLVAARHLRQYGYSPSVFYPKRSKNDLYQRLAKQLEDLEVPFVDDFSSALNSTDHVVDAIFGFSFSGEVREPFPAVIQALQDTKLPVTAVDAPSSWDIEDGPPKSGLGSSFMPTALISLTAPKPLVKHFKGRHFIGGRFVTPSIAKKYDFEAPEYKGVDQVVEVEVAGQKL from the exons ATGGCGATCAAG ACCCTCGGAGCcaaagctgcagctgctCTTGATCAGGAGCTCATGAGCACTGGAGCATTCTCCATTGACCAGCTCATGGAGCTCGCTGGACTTGCTGTTTCTCAAGCTG TCTATCGTCTCCAGCCTCTCGAGAGTGGTCGCAGGATCCTTGTTGCCTGTGGACCTGGAAACAACG GTGGTGATGGACTAGTCGCTgctcgtcatcttcgtcagTACGGCTACAGCCCGAGCGTTTTCTATCCCAAACGAAGCAAGAATGATCTCTACCAG CGACTCGCAAAACAACTTGAAGACCTTGAGGTCCCTTTTGTTGATGACTTCTCCTCGGCGCTGAACTCGACGGATCATGTTGTCGACGCGATCTTCG GTTTCAGCTTTTCAGGAGAAGTTCGAGAACCATTTCCTGCTGTGATTCAAGCTCTTCAGGACACGAAGCTGCCAGTCACAGCAGTTGATGCTCCCTCATCCTGGGATATCGAAGATGGTCCACCAAAGTCGGGACTCGGCAGTTCCTTCATGCCTACAGCACTTATTAGCCTAACGGCACCAAAGCCACTAGTGAAGCATTTCAAAGGTCGACACTTTATCGGCGGGCG GTTTGTGACTCCATCCATCGCAAAGAAATATGACTTCGAGGCCCCCGAGTACAAAGGAGTCGACCAAGTCGTGGAGGTTGAAGTAGCTGGACAGAAGCTCTGA
- a CDS encoding ribosomal protein S16 domain-containing protein, which produces MVVKIRLARFGRRNQPFYNIVIAHARTARNSRPLEVIGTYDPVPKPDPYDTSGKLHKDIKLDGQRARYWIGVGAQPTDTAWRLLSMVGILPKKQFGPKQDNTKGVIDQEKVRIR; this is translated from the exons ATGGTTGTCAAGATTCGTCTCGCCCGATTTGGGCGCCGAAACCAGCCCTTCTACAATATTGTCATTGCCCACGCCCG GACGGCTCGTAACTCCCGCCCGCTCGAGGTCATTGGCACATACGACCCAGTTCCTAAACCCGACCCTTACGACACATCCGGAAAACTTCATAAGGATATCAAGCTCGATGGTCAACGCGCGAGGTATTGGATCGGTGTTGGTGCACAGCCCACAGACACAGCCTGGAGGTTACTTTCTATGGTGGGTATTCTACCAAAGAAGCAATTTGGCCCCAAGCAAGACAACACAAAGGGTGTCATAGACCAGGAGAAGGTCAGAATTCGATGA
- a CDS encoding aspartate/glutamate transporter, producing MTNYSTISDGNASLFRSAGDMSRPRRRGHKDGGHGGQATTISSVVNLLNTIVGAGTLAMPSVMSHMGIMLGVVLILWSGLTAAFGLYLQSRCARYLDRGTSSFFALSQITYPNAAVIFDAAIAIKCFGVGVSYMIIIGDLMPGVVLGFLSNANSAPYLVDRNFWITAFMLIIIPLSFLRRLDSLKYTSIVALVSIGYLIVLVIYHFASDKHADPGSIRVIQWGGAIETLSALPVVVFAYTCHQNMFSILNELKDNSPSSIIGVVGTSIGSAASIYIVVAITGYLTFGNAVVGNIVSMYPTGAASTIGKAAIVVLVTFSVPLQVHPCRASLDAVLKWRPNRNSSNNGRTATPLLPASPAGDHGSTAPMSDLRFAVITTFILTFAYMTALSVTSLDRVLAFVGSTGSTSISFILPGLFYYKISNPDSIHHQRLAKEDDDMDEDTLTSDVEDSAALAQSTTSVRSGVSIASNASTRSNRNSWRWRRKWRWDLEHIEHHHLRRLALALAVYGSVVMTVCLVLNIFFAVTH from the exons ATGACGAACTACTCTACAATATCTGATGGAAACGCTTCTTTATTTAGAAGTGCCGGCGACATGTCAAG ACCTCGACGTCGCGGTCATAAGGATGGCGGCCATGGAGGCCAAGCCACTACGATTAGCAGTGTCGTAAACCTGCTAAATACAA TTGTTGGAGCTGGCACTCTTGCCATGCCCTCAGTTATGTCACATATGGGTATCATGTTGGGAGTGGTGCTGATATTGTGGTCTGGATTGACTGCCGCTTTCGGTCTTTACCTACAATCTCGATGCGCTCGATATCTCGACCGAGGaacctcatccttcttcgccCTATCGCAAATCACCTATCCCAACGCCGCCGTTATATTCGATGCTGCAATCGCAATTAAGTGCTTCGGAGTTGGCGTGTCTTACATGATTATCATTGGAGACCTTATGCCTGGTGTGGTGTTGGGCTTCCTCAGCAACGCTAATAGCGCTCCGTATCTGGTCGATCGAAACTTTTGGATCACCGCATTTATGCTTATAATTATTCCTCTGAGCTTTCTGAGGAGGCTGGACTCACTGAAGTACACCAGCATTGTTGCGCTGGTCTCTATCGGATATCTAATTGTCTTGGTGATCTATCACTTTGCATCCGACAAGCACGCCGACCCTGGTAGTATCAGAGTGATCCAGTGGGGCGGAGCTATTGAGACATTGAGCGCTCTACCAGTCGTTGTGTTTGCATATACTTGCCATCAGAAC ATGTTCTCCATCCTCAACGAACTGAAGGATAACTCACCATCAAGCATTATTGGAGTTGTTGGCACAAGCATTGGCTCTGCTGCGTCAATTTATATTGTTGTGGCTATTACCGGTTACCTTACATTTGGCAATGCTGTTGTGGGAAACATAGTTTCAATGT ATCCTACTGGAGCTGCTTCAACAATCGGAAAAGCCGCCATTGTTGTACTAGTCACTTTCTCTGTTCCTTTGCAGGTTCACCCATGCCGAGCTTCACTAGATGCTGTATTGAAATGGCGACCAAACCGTAACTCGTCGAACAACGGACGAACCGCAACACCATTACTCCCAGCATCCCCGGCCGGCGATCATGGAAGTACCGCCCCGATGTCTGACCTCCGGTTCGCTGTGATCACTACTTTCATTCTCACCTTCGCCTATATGACTGCCCTCTCAGTCACTAGTCTTGATCGTGTCCTGGCCTTCGTTGGCAGCACCGGGTCAACTTCTATCAGCTTTATTCTCCCAGGTCTTTTTTACTACAAAATCAGCAACCCAGATAGCATACATCATCAACGATTGGccaaggaagatgatgatatgGACGAGGACACACTCACCTCAGATGTGGAGGACTCTGCTGCACTGGCGCAGAGCACAACTAGTGTTCGCAGTGGTGTGAGCATCGCTAGCAATGCCAGCACCCGCAGCAACCGAAACTCATGGCGTTGGAGACGCAAGTGGCGATGGGATCTCGAGCACATCGAACATCACCATCTGCGTAGACTCGCCCTCGCACTGGCGGTATACGGATCCGTTGTCATGACCGTGTGTCTTGTTCTGAACATTTTCTTTGCTGTCACTCATTAA
- a CDS encoding DASH complex subunit Spc19, which yields MAASNLSTYSDCVSSLRTSLKFLESSVETLDNGVSDFPRLVNVLKTVRHYELIPQPTLAAAEASLRDEIGPYIALLLARADSQIERQERRIETLKARAELQQGRLSRPDDDYDEYGGKSKKQRTGSRKLTAEEKLRARAVRQRKEALRYGVERLELEVLQKERELRKRLEG from the exons ATGGCGGCCAGCAACCTCTCGACATACTCCGATTGCGTCTCCTCTCTCCGCACATCCCTCAAATTTCTCGAATCATCCGTTGAGACTCTTGATAATGGCGTATCCGATTTTCCCCGTCTAGTCAACGTCCTCAAGACCGTCCGC CACTACGAACTCATCCCACAACCCACTCTCGCTGCAGCTGAAGCTTCATTACGCGACGAAATCGGACCATATAtcgctcttcttctcgcccGCGCAGACTCCCAGATCGAGCGTCAGGAGCGTCGCATCGAAACACTCAAAGCCCGCGCAGAGCTTCAGCAGGGTCGTTTATCCCGCCCAGATGATGACTACGACGAATACGGTGGAAAGTCTAAGAAGCAGAGAACCGGAAGTCGTAAGTTAACTGCAGAGGAGAAGCTCCGCGCGCGAGCAGTTCGACAGCGCAAGGAGGCTCTGCGCTATGGTGTCGAGAGATTAGAGCTGGAGGTGTTGCAGAAGGAGAGGGAGCTCAGGAAGAGACTGGAAGGATGA
- a CDS encoding PCI domain-containing protein — translation MSDGVLKPEKDFSKEVDQQLPEAEKLAASGNLQGAIEKLAALEKQTRQASDLASTSRVLIAIVTLCKNAGDWSLLNDQTLVLSKKHSQLKQAITKMVQTVMGFLDDTPDLKTKLSVIETLRTVTEGKIFVEVERARVTKILSDIKKKQGDLKSATEILCELQVETFGSMDRREKTEFILAQVELCIESGDWTQAAILGRKISTRYLSRKPKKTAEQLEKEQKEREKKKARGEEVPEEKEDDTTDLKLRYYEQQIILAKHEEKYLDVCKHYRQVLDTEAVEEDPAKLRPVLQRIIYFVILAPYDNEQHDLLHRIHKDTRNSEVPAEAELLRLFTVHELMRWPEISKRFGPHLCSTDVFDAQPGQSSDDKAHQRWQDLRKRVIEHNVRVIAKYYTRIQMSRLTQLLDLAEDETEKYISELVTSKTVYAKIDRPARIVSFAKPRDADDVLNEWSHNMKSLLGLLERIDHLITKEEMMARIQPAK, via the exons ATGTCTGACGGAGTTTTAAAGCCCGAGAAGGACTTCTCGAAGGAAGTTGACCAGCAGCTTCCcgaagctgagaagctgGCAGCG TCCGGTAACCTCCAAGGCGCcattgagaagcttgctgcGCTCGAGAAGCAAACCCGACAA GCCTCCGATCTTGCGTCCACATCACGAGTCCTGATCGCAATCGTCACACTATGCAAAAATGCGGGCGACTGGAGCTTGTTGAACGACCAgaccttggtcttgtccAAGAAGCACAGTCAGCTCAAGCaagccatcaccaagatGGTCCAGACCGTCATGGGCTTCCTCGACGACACCCCCgacctcaagaccaagctcTCTGTAATCGAGACCCTGCGAACAGTAACAGAGGGAAAGATCTTCGTCGAAGTCGAACGAGCCCGTGTCACCAAGATCCTTTCCGACATtaagaagaagcagggtGATCTAAAATCCGCCACCGAGATTCTTTGCGAGCTGCAAGTCGAGACCTTTGGTTCAATGGATCGACGGGAAAAGACCGAGTTCATTCTGGCGCAAGTTGAGCTATGCATTGAGAGCGGAGACTGGACACAGGCTGCTATTCTAGGTCGCAAAATCAGCACCCGGTATCTTTCTCGCAAGCCTAAAAAGACAGCCGAGCAGCTTGAGAAGGAGCAAAAGGAGCgtgaaaagaagaaggcccgCGGCGAGGAGGTTCcggaggagaaggaggacgACACAACTGATCTGAAGCTGCGTTACTACGAGCAGCAGATCATCCTTGCCAAGCACGAGGAGAAGTACCTGGATGTGTGCAAGCATTATCGGCAGGTTCTGGACACAGAAGCAGTTGAGGAAGACCCAGCCAAGCTTCGACCT GTCCTGCAACGCATTATCTACTTTGTCATCCTAGCTCCCTATGACAACGAACAGCACGATCTTCTCCACCGAATCCACAAAGACACACGCAACTCCGAAGTTCCAGCCGAAGCAGAACTTCTGCGACTCTTTACTGTTCATGAGTTGATGCGATGGCCAGAGATCTCTAAGAGATTCGGCCCTCACCTCTGCAGTACCGACGTCTTTGACGCGCAGCCAGGTCAATCTTCGGACGACAAGGCTCATCAGCGATGGCAGGATCTGCGAAAGCGAGTGATTGAGCACAACGTTCGAGTTATTGCCAAGTACTATACTCGCATCCAGATGAGCCGCCTGACTCAGCTACTTGATCTTGCCGAGGACGAGACAGAGAAGTATATCAGCGAGCTTGTAACTTCCAAGACTGTCTACGCCAAAATTGATCGACCCGCACGAATTGTGAGCTTCGCAAAGCCTAGAGATGCTGACGATGTCCTCAACGAGTGGAGTCACAACATGAAGAGTCTCCTGGGACTATTGGAGAGAATTGATcacctcatcaccaaggaggagatgatggcacGAATCCAGCCTGCTAAATAA
- a CDS encoding serine hydrolase-domain-containing protein, which translates to MRFLLGFFSAARPTVTTTRRASTFAFSSYKVCLSTMTATAATKPNGNGGKKEVKILMLHGYTQSGALFRAKTRALEKTLVKLLNPISLLPVFLYATGPNRLSPEDIPGYQPPEEPQPEDYQPDTWAWFRKDEATGNYRLFDEGMATVGLAIREAEGIDAVCGFSQGGAMAALVAAALEPERTLPEGKEGEWARGLREANSGKALKFVISYSGFWATPDSLQFCYEPKIKTPSLHFLGSLDTVVDESRSRALTDRCQDPLVLVHPGGHHVPVSKQWAAPLAGFIKEHGQNNEPKAEL; encoded by the exons ATGCGCTTTCTTCTTGGTTTTTTTTCTGCTGCTAGACCAACTGTAACCACGACTAGACGAGCCTCAACTTTCGCTTTTTCTTCATACAAAGTTTGCTTATCTACAATGACCGCTACAGCAGCAACCAAGCCGAATGGCAACGGAGGCAAAAAGGAGGTTAAGATTCTCATGCTTCATG GCTACACACAATCTGGCGCTCTCTTCCGTGCCAAAACCCGTGCTTTAGAGAAGACACTCGTCAAATTACTCAACCCTATCTCACTTCTCCCTGTCTTCCTTTATGCCACTGGTCCCAACCGTCTAAGCCCAGAAGACATCCCCGGCTATCAACCCCCTGAGGAGCCTCAGCCAGAGGACTACCAACCCGATACCTGGGCATGGTTCCGCAAAGATGAAGCCACAGGCAACTATCGACTGTTCGACGAGGGCATGGCTACCGTTGGACTGGCCATTCGGGAGGCAGAGGGCATCGATGCAGTGTGCGGTTTCAGCCAGGGCGGTGCCATGGCCGCTCTGGTAGCAGCTGCTCTTGAGCCAGAACGCACTCTGCCTGAAGGAAAGGAGGGAGAGTGGGCGAGAGGCCTTAGAGAGGCAAACTCTGGGAAGGCTCTCAAGTTTGTCATTTCGTACTCCGGATTCTGGGCCACTCCCGACTCGCTTCAGTTCTGTTATGAGCCCAAGATCAAGACTCCTTCATTACACTTCCTGGGTAGTCTTGACACAGTGGTTGACGAGAGTCGGAGCCGGGCTCTCACAGATCGTTGTCAAGACCCTCTTGTACTTGTTCACCCAGGAGGTCACCACGTACCCGTGTCCAAACAGTGGGCAGCGCCTCTGGctggcttcatcaaggaGCATGGTCAGAACAATGAGCCCAAAGCAGAGTTGTGA
- a CDS encoding ATPase, F0 complex, subunit J codes for MSWLGVQPLKKFNAPFLKPYWPFFAAGVVIAYGVNSAQSAMMNSAEWKNDPRNPNAKSGGH; via the exons ATGTCTTGGCTCGGTGTTCAACCCCTCAAGAAGTTCAACGCTCCCTTCT TGAAGCCTTACTGGCCCTTCTTCGCTGCCG GTGTTGTTATTGCCTACGGCGTCAACTCCGCCCAGTCCGCCATGATGAACT CTGCCGAGTGGAAGAACGACCCCCGCAACCCCAACGCCAAGTCTGGCGGTCACTAA
- a CDS encoding NIPSNAP-domain-containing protein, with the protein MLSRQFARAAAVTPLAGVRALSSTAILNGRTPSLGDVNPTHAEVDKFSQKQKEFRDHLVEAQKKREASSLPSHPQSANVPINASVEGSQNDHVGRSEEVKEPEPARKAGPLTNLIYGTKEGRELDAQLEASFSQVLARGKYVHSIVLHQVKPEKVDEYVDLVGKWYPKMANAPENKVNLVGSWRTEVGDCDTFVHIWEYQKYEGYHQSRYSITHHPEFADFDNKLKGLINSKNVSLMQEFSFWPTTPPRSLGGVFELRSYTLHPGNLLEWETHWRRGLKARREVMEGVGAWFVQIGDLNTVHHLWQFANLEERRGRREQSWQVEGWSDTVHKTVPLIQSMKSRILVPMPWSPVR; encoded by the exons ATGCTCAGTCGCCAATTTGCACGCGCCGCTGCCGTCACTCCTCTCGCAGGGGTACGAGCTCTGAGCTCTACTGCTATCCTCAACGGTCGCACACCTTCGCTGGGAGATGTCAACCCTACACACGCAGAGGTCGATAAGTTCAGTCAGAAGCAGAAGGAATTCCGCGATCACCTGGTCGAGGCACAGAAGAAGCGAGAAGCCAGTTCGTTGCCCTCTCACCCGCAGTCTGCTAACGTTCCTATCAACGCGTCGGTCGAGGGCTCACAGAATGACCATGTAGGACGCTCTGAAGAGGTGAAGGAGCCTGAGCCTGCCCGTAAGGCGGGCCCTTTGACCAACCTCATATACGGTACCAAGGAGGGTCGTGAGCTCGATGCTCAGCTCGAAGCAAGCTTCAGTCAAGTTCTTGCCCGTGGCAAGTACGTCCATTCGATCGTTCTTCACCAAGTCAAGCCTGAGAAGGTTGACGAGTATGTCGATCTCGTTGGAAAGTGGTACCCCAAGATGGCCAACGCCCCCGAGAACAAGGTGAACCTGGTCGGAAGCTGGAGGACAGAAGTTGGCGATTGTGACACCTTCG TCCACATCTGGGAATACCAAAAATACGAAGGTTACCATCAATCCCGATACTCAATCACTCACCACCCCGAATTTGCCGACTTCGACAACAAACTAAAGGGCCTAATCAACTCCAAGAACGTCTCTCTCATGCAAGAATTTTCTTTCTGGCCAACCACTCCCCCACGATCGCTCGGTGGTGTCTTTGAGCTGCGTTCTTACACACTGCACCCCGGCAACCTGCTCGAGTGGGAGACACACTGGCGACGAGGTCTCAAGGCCCGCCGTGAGGTCATGGAGGGCGTTGGTGCTTGGTTCGTTCAGATTGGTGACCTTAACACAGTCCACCATCTATGGCAATTTGCCAACCTTGAGGAGCGCCGAGGCCGTCGTGAACAGAGCTGGCAGGTCGAGGGCTGGAGCGACACAGTCCACAAGACAGTGCCTCTTATCCAGAGCATGAAGTCAAGGATCCTCGTCCCTATGCCTTGGTCTCCTGTTCGATAA
- a CDS encoding RAVE subunit 2/Rogdi: MSIAIWPPVSPAELRLKASETQARELDWIVDETLEVCRDLKHGLEDCYALLAPIDPGSTLVMSTPRNEKVKGTLTRVGTRIVKGTIHLQLRTIPPQTFSLSQSKAIHIQGLDALHGYLNQSIDLLAITLSKPQDASSLASTLSILADSLSDSSAILKGPPLTDSDPAWQMCSCSPDQFVPSIGPNLSFYLGLQESCIILWLRALEPVHAHVHFGTKLGLAFGTVRRLEHDEMDTVFRYNTQGSNIGGSKRGSARHTPEPGSSAAEVDSNDIQEVYVREKVRVESADPSLISIQSKLSYLSHMLGQARRNIAEVLSVDS, translated from the exons ATGTCCATTGCAATCTGGCCTCCTGTCTCGCCGGCCGAGCTCAGACTTAAAGCCTCCGAAACCCAG GCGCGCGAACTCGATTGGATCGTCGACGAAACACTCGAGGTCTGCCGCGATCTTAAACATGGCCTCGAGGATTGCTATGCGCTCCTCGCGCCTATCGATCCGGGCAGTACACTCGTCATGAGTACACCGCGCAACGAAAAGGTCAAGGGCACGCTCACTCGTGTCGGTACTCGTATTGTCAAAGGC ACTATACATCTCCAGCTTCGAACGATACCCCCACAGACCTTTTCCCTATCGCAGTCCAAAGCTATTCATATCCAAGGCCTCGATGCTCTGCACGGCTACCTAAACCAGTCCATCGATCTCCTCGCTATTACCTTGTCCAAACCACAGGACGCTAGCTCACTCGCCTCTACTCTCAGTATTCTTGCTGATTCTCTCTCCGATTCATCAGCTATTCTCAAAGGACCTCCTTTAACAGACTCTGATCCTGCTTGGCAGATGTGCTCATGTTCACCAGACCAGTTTGTGCCATCAATTGGGCCCAACCTCAGCTTTTATCTCGGTCTTCAAGAAAGCTGCATAATTCTTTGGTTGCGTGCTCTAGAACCTGTTCATGCGCATGTTCATTTTGGCACCAAGCTTGGTCTAGCCTTTGGAACTGTACGTCGGCTGgagcatgatgagatggacaCCGTTTTCCGGTATAACACACAGGGGTCCAACATTGGCGGCTCGAAGCGGGGCAGTGCCCGCCATACCCCAGAGCCAGGATCGTCTGCTGCAGAAGTGGATAGTAATGATATTCAGGAAGTCTATGTCCGGGAAAAGGTACGCGTCGAAAGCGCAGATCCGAGTCTCATATCCATTCAGTCCAAGCTTAGCTACCTCAGTCACATGCTTGGCCAAGCGCGAAGGAACATTGCTGAGGTTCTAAGTGTTGACTCTTAg
- a CDS encoding Rpp20 subunit of nuclear RNase MRP and P-domain-containing protein: MASTEASKAPIKVYGTFSKMPAISEGARVEKRPLTRRQPPASSKSRIIYVSSRTPFMAVVKRARKQLDDSLKTTDAAPKYASLHSRVEALQRNSGGDADSASVTLAGTGRAIEKILAVASWFEQEGDCEVEITTGTIGAVDDVVASGDEEDQSRLRKLSCLELRIKLK; this comes from the exons ATGGCTTCGACCGAGGCTTCCAAGGCTCCAATCAAGGTATACGGTACCTTCAGTAAGATGCCTGCTATTTCAGAAG GCGCTCGTGTCGAGAAACGCCCTCTAACCAGGCGCCAGCCTCCAGCATCATCCAAATCTCGCATCATATACGTGTCTTCAAGGACACCATTCATGGCTGTGGTCAAACGCGCCCGTAAACAGCTTGACGACTCACTCAAGACCACCGACGCAGCACCCAAGTACGCGTCCCTACATTCGCGTGTCGAGGCGCTGCAGCGAAATAGCGGTGGAGATGCAGACAGTGCTTCCGTGACACTCGCAGGAACGGGTAGAGCTATTGAGAAGATCCTCGCGGTCGCGAGTTGGTTTGAACAGGAGGGAGACTGTGAGGTGGAGATCACAACAGGAACCATCGGAGCCGTGGACGATGTGGTCGCCAGTGGAGACGAGGAGGATCAGAGTCGCCTGAGGAAGCTCAGTTGTCTGGAACTCCGGATTAAGCTCAAGTGA
- a CDS encoding nucleotide-diphospho-sugar transferase produces the protein MLNSRRAIVAAVFILTVFFLLTRSHTTTPVVPAAKNAAATAVDTSKNDAPASNQAVSPPPEEQKEMEVKERRTRPRIDMSGMSIQEKLEYAYPYDVATKFPAYIWQTWKQSPDQGDFQFKDHHASWREEHPGFVHEVITDDVAVNLIRLLYATAPEVVEAYRSLPMPVLKADFFRYLILFARGGIYSDIDTYAIQSSVKWLPEQIPRDTIGLVIGIEADPDRPDWAQWYSRRIQFCQWTIQAKPGHPVLRDIITRITKKTLELKNQGKLEKFIDRNVVEFTGPAVWTDAIMEYFNDPRFFDMSQSKGTIDYKNFTGMETSKRVGDVVVLPITSFSPGVGQMGAKEPDDPMAFVKHDFEGTWKPESERHMGEQQQQEGQQAAQAPQAPLQ, from the exons ATGCTCAACTCTCGCCGCGCCATCGTGGCAGCGGTTTTCATCCTCACtgttttcttcctcctgaCAAGGTCTCACACAACGACGCCTGTCGTCCCAGCTGCCAAAAATGCTGCTGCTACCGCCGTCGACACAAGCAAGAACGATGCCCCTGCCTCGAACCAAGCCGTGTCACCACCACCCGAGGAACAAAAGGAGATGGAGGTAAAGGAGCGTCGCACGCGGCCTCGCATTGACATGTCGGGCATGTCAATTCAAGAGAAGCTCGAATACGCCTATCCTTATGATGTTGCGACCAAGTTTCCAGCTTACATCTGGCAAACGTGGAAGCAAAGTCCTGATCAAGGTGATTTTCAATTCAAGGACCATCATGCTTCTTGGAGAGAGGAGCACCCTGGTTTTGTCCACGAAGTCATCACCGACGACGTCGCCGTCAACCTTATTCGCTTACTCTACGCCACGGCTCCCGAAGTCGTTGAGGCGTACCGAAGTCTCCCCATGCCTGTTCTGAAGGCCGACTTCTTCCGTTATTTGATTCTCTTCGCTCGAGGCGGCATCTACTCTGATATCGATACATATGCAATTCAAAGCTCGGTGAAATGGCTGCCTGAACAGATCCCCCGCGATACTATTGGTCTCGTTATTGGCATTGAGGCAGACCCTGATCGCCCCGACTGGGCTCAGTGGTACAGCCGTCGTATCCAGTTCTGTCAGTGGACGATACAGGCCAAGCCTGGTCACCCTGTTCTTCGCGATATCATCACACGCATTACCAAGAAGACATTAGAATTGAAGAATCAAGGCAAGCTGGAAAAATTCATCGACAGAAACGTTGTTGAGTTCACTGGCCCTGCCGTATGGACAGATGCTATCATGGAGTACTTCAATGATCCAAGGTTCTTTGACATGTCACAAAGTAAGGGCACGATCGATTACAAGAACTTTACTGGCATGGAGACGAGTAAGCGTGTTGGAGATGTGGTTGTGTTGCCCATCACAAGCTTCTCACCTGGAGTGGGACAGATGGGCGCAAAGGAGCCTGACGACCCAATGGCTTTCGTCAAGCACGACTTCGAAG GAACATGGAAACCTGAGAGCGAGCGCCACATGGgcgagcagcagcaacaagaggGACAGCAGGCGGCTCAGGCACCCCAAGCACCCTTGCAATAA